A region of Periophthalmus magnuspinnatus isolate fPerMag1 chromosome 13, fPerMag1.2.pri, whole genome shotgun sequence DNA encodes the following proteins:
- the rwdd2b gene encoding RWD domain-containing protein 2B — MSYLDWAESQLAEIELLSSMFSTREELEFSDPFALALLRSYVEGTASKDVPPTSRPHFLIKQKIQPAGMNEIDVIVSCTYPSEYPSVLPEITVRCLEVNRSQQSQLHLDLSAHLSETCLGEVCVLSAVDWLKDHLHLYTSASSTPAPNQRAPPPAQNPEVFTRLWIYSHHIYNKVKRKSIMEWSKELGLTGFSMPGKPGVVCVEGSRAACENFWARVKVLTWKKIMIRHREDIPLIAQEKDNRPARTLDSLRKFSHFEEAMFDPHGNRGNHMDLGQLYQFLNEKGLSDVFQLYFGIEGR, encoded by the exons ATGTCGTATCTGGACTGGGCAGAGAGTCAGCTGGCGGAGATCGAGCTTCTGTCCAGCATGTTCtccacacgggaggagctggaatTCTCAGATCCTTTCGCACTCGCCCTGCTCCGGAGCTACGTGGAGGGCACCGCGTCTAAAGATGTGCCCCCAACGTCCAGACCGCATTTCCTAATCAAGCAGAAGATACAACCTGCTGGAATGAACGAG atTGATGTAATTGTGTCCTGTACCTATCCTTCTGAATATCCCAGTGTGCTGCCAGAGATTACAGTCAG ATGCTTGGAGGTAAACCGGTCCCAGCAGAGCCAGCTCCACTTGGACCTTAGTGCTCACCTAAGTGAAACCTGCCTGGGGGAAGTGTGTGTGCTCTCGGCCGTGGACTGGCTCAAGGACCATCTCCATCTCTACACCAGCGCGTCGTCTACACCTGCCCCCAACCAAAGAGCCCCACCCCCTGCGCAGAACCCGGAGGTCTTCACCCGTCTCTGGATCTACAGCCACCACATCTACAACAAGGTCAAGAGGAAGAGCATCATGGAGTGGTCCAAGGAGTTGGGTCTGACTGGGTTCAGCATGCCAGGCAAGCCTGGAGTGGTGTGCGTGGAGGGGTCACGAGCTGCCTGTGAGAACTTCTGGGCCAG AGTGAAGGTGCTGACGTGGAAGAAGATCATGATTCGTCACAGAGAGGACATCCCACTCATAGCACAGGAGAAGGACAATAGACCTGCCCGGACTCTGGACTCTCTGAGGAAGTTCAGCCATTTTGAGGAAGCCATGTTTGACCCTCATGGTAACCGTGGCAACCACATGGACCTGGGACAGCTGTATCAGTTCCTCAATGAAAAGGGACTGAGTGATGTCTTTCAGTTGTATTTTGGAATTGAGGGAAGGTAA